Proteins encoded together in one Mycobacterium sp. MS1601 window:
- the purT gene encoding formate-dependent phosphoribosylglycinamide formyltransferase, protein MTTIGTPLSPNATRVMLLGSGELGREVLIALQRLGVETIAVDRYPNAPGHQVAHHAHTIVMTDPDQLRALIEAEKPDLVVPEIEAIATPMLEALESEGVVQVIPTARAARLTMNREGIRRLAAETLGQPTSPYQFCDSPAELQAAIDGGIGYPCVVKPVMSSSGKGQSKIDGPDDVPAAWDYAMSGGRVSGGRVIVEGFIDFDYEITLLTVRALGPSGQVETQFCEPIGHKQVGGDYVESWQPHPMSAVALARAQEIAGTVTANLGGQGIFGVELFVKGDQVWFSEVSPRPHDTGMVTMITQWQNEFELHARAILGLPVDTTMKTPGASAVIYGGVDATGVVFEGVENALSVPHTDIRLFGKPESFAQRRMGVALAHDADVDVARRNAVEAAGRVVVRAG, encoded by the coding sequence ATGACCACAATCGGAACACCCCTCTCCCCCAACGCCACCCGGGTGATGCTGCTCGGCTCCGGCGAGCTCGGCCGTGAGGTGCTGATCGCACTGCAACGGCTGGGCGTCGAAACCATCGCCGTCGACCGCTATCCGAACGCACCGGGACATCAGGTCGCGCATCACGCGCACACCATCGTGATGACCGATCCGGACCAGTTGCGCGCTCTGATCGAGGCCGAGAAGCCGGACCTGGTGGTGCCGGAGATCGAGGCCATCGCCACGCCGATGCTGGAGGCGTTGGAGTCCGAGGGGGTAGTTCAGGTGATCCCGACGGCGCGGGCAGCGCGGCTGACCATGAACCGTGAGGGCATTCGGCGGCTGGCCGCCGAGACACTGGGCCAGCCGACCAGCCCGTACCAGTTCTGCGATTCGCCGGCGGAACTGCAGGCGGCCATCGACGGAGGAATCGGCTACCCGTGTGTGGTGAAGCCGGTGATGAGCAGCTCCGGAAAGGGCCAGTCGAAGATCGACGGGCCGGATGACGTGCCGGCTGCATGGGACTACGCGATGTCCGGCGGTCGGGTCTCCGGCGGCCGGGTCATCGTCGAGGGCTTCATCGACTTCGATTACGAGATAACGCTGTTGACGGTGCGAGCGCTGGGTCCGTCGGGCCAGGTGGAGACCCAGTTCTGTGAGCCAATCGGGCACAAGCAGGTCGGCGGCGACTACGTGGAGAGCTGGCAGCCGCACCCGATGTCCGCGGTGGCGCTGGCCCGTGCCCAGGAGATCGCGGGCACGGTGACCGCGAATCTCGGCGGGCAGGGCATCTTCGGCGTGGAGCTGTTCGTCAAGGGTGACCAGGTGTGGTTCAGCGAGGTCAGCCCCCGCCCCCACGACACCGGCATGGTGACGATGATCACGCAGTGGCAGAACGAGTTCGAGCTGCATGCCCGCGCCATCCTCGGCTTGCCCGTCGACACGACGATGAAGACACCCGGCGCCAGCGCGGTGATCTACGGGGGCGTCGACGCCACCGGCGTGGTGTTCGAGGGGGTCGAGAATGCCTTGAGCGTGCCGCACACGGATATTCGGTTGTTCGGTAAACCCGAGAGCTTCGCACAACGCCGGATGGGTGTCGCGTTGGCCCATGACGCCGATGTCGACGTGGCGCGGCGCAATGCCGTGGAGGCCGCAGGCCGGGTGGTTGTGCGGGCCGGGTAG
- a CDS encoding VOC family protein, with product MIGKVRSVVLDCKSPRLLAAFYAEVLGGAVEISDETWVVLNTPDGLRLAFQLAPEHEPPVFPDRRGTQQFHLDIEVRDVEEAQAKVLALGHLG from the coding sequence GTGATCGGAAAAGTGCGTTCTGTGGTGCTCGACTGCAAGAGTCCGCGACTGCTCGCCGCCTTTTACGCCGAAGTCCTCGGAGGTGCTGTCGAGATCTCCGACGAGACCTGGGTGGTGCTCAACACACCCGACGGGCTCCGGCTGGCATTCCAATTGGCCCCCGAACACGAACCGCCTGTGTTTCCCGACCGGCGCGGCACTCAGCAGTTCCACTTGGACATCGAGGTGCGCGATGTCGAGGAAGCGCAGGCGAAAGTGCTGGCGCTCGGGCATCTCGGGTGA
- a CDS encoding cysteine dioxygenase yields MTAVLPSLRASDIPSVSGPTRLRLPDLLHATDHTANDVLDGRYDHLLPAGGVPTDRRWFTRVHGDDELDIWLISWVRGHATELHDHGSSLGALTLLSGALDEFRWDGDQLRRRRLEAGDQAAFPLGWVHDVVWAPTTPVTVTGPTLSVHAYSPPLSAMSYYQVTDRSTLRRQRTELTDHPEKE; encoded by the coding sequence ATGACTGCTGTTCTCCCGTCCTTGCGTGCGTCCGACATCCCGTCCGTCTCCGGTCCCACCCGACTGCGCCTGCCGGATCTGCTGCACGCCACCGACCACACCGCCAACGACGTGCTCGACGGCCGCTACGACCACCTGCTGCCCGCCGGCGGCGTGCCCACCGACCGGCGCTGGTTCACCCGGGTGCACGGTGACGACGAGCTCGATATCTGGCTGATCAGCTGGGTTCGCGGCCACGCCACCGAACTGCACGACCATGGCAGCTCACTCGGCGCGCTCACCCTGCTCTCCGGCGCACTCGACGAATTCCGTTGGGACGGAGACCAACTCCGCCGTCGCAGGCTCGAGGCGGGGGACCAGGCGGCGTTTCCGCTGGGTTGGGTGCACGACGTGGTGTGGGCGCCCACCACCCCGGTGACGGTTACCGGACCCACACTCTCGGTGCACGCCTACTCGCCGCCGCTGAGCGCGATGTCCTATTACCAGGTGACGGACCGCAGCACGCTGCGGCGCCAGCGCACCGAACTCACCGACCACCCGGAGAAGGAATGA
- a CDS encoding enoyl-CoA hydratase/isomerase family protein produces MTDEKLNSDEILTRTEGSVGYVTLNRPKALNSLNQTMIDALTGVLTAWQDDPAIETVVLDGAGERGLCAGGDVVALRTSALDGGAEARKFFYDEYTVNGLIGRYRKPYVAVMDGIVMGGGVGVSVHGSVRVVTDTTKLAMPEVGIGFIPDVGGTYVLAQAPGGVGLYAALTGSTFSGADAIELGFADHFVPHDALPAFKAAIASDGVEAALAKHAVQPPPSTLAAQRHWIDECFGTAAAPLSLPDILSALRGHSAEEARKAADVIGGRSPIAVSVTREAIRLAADHETLEDALVQEYRVSCASLRSHDFVEGIRAQLVDKDRNPQWSPASFADVTEADIAAYFLPADPDLSF; encoded by the coding sequence GTGACCGACGAAAAGCTGAACAGCGATGAGATCCTCACCCGGACCGAAGGCAGCGTCGGCTATGTGACGCTGAACCGGCCCAAGGCCCTCAACTCGCTGAACCAGACCATGATCGACGCACTCACCGGCGTCCTGACGGCCTGGCAGGACGACCCGGCGATCGAGACCGTGGTGCTCGACGGTGCCGGCGAACGTGGCCTGTGCGCCGGTGGCGACGTGGTGGCGCTACGCACCAGCGCGCTCGACGGCGGCGCCGAGGCCCGCAAGTTCTTCTACGACGAGTACACCGTCAACGGTCTGATCGGCCGCTATCGCAAGCCCTACGTGGCGGTGATGGACGGCATCGTGATGGGCGGCGGAGTCGGTGTGAGCGTGCACGGCAGTGTCCGCGTGGTCACCGACACCACCAAGCTCGCCATGCCCGAGGTCGGCATCGGCTTCATCCCCGATGTCGGCGGCACCTACGTCCTGGCGCAGGCTCCCGGCGGTGTGGGTCTCTACGCCGCGTTGACGGGGTCGACCTTCTCCGGAGCCGACGCCATCGAGCTGGGATTCGCCGACCACTTCGTGCCGCACGACGCACTCCCGGCCTTCAAGGCCGCCATCGCAAGTGATGGCGTCGAGGCCGCGTTGGCCAAGCACGCCGTGCAGCCCCCACCCAGCACGCTTGCCGCACAACGGCACTGGATCGACGAATGCTTCGGCACAGCGGCCGCCCCGTTGTCCTTGCCGGACATCCTGTCCGCCCTGCGCGGGCACAGCGCCGAAGAAGCCAGGAAAGCCGCCGACGTCATCGGCGGGCGGTCACCCATCGCCGTGTCCGTCACCCGTGAAGCGATCCGTCTGGCCGCTGATCACGAAACGCTGGAGGACGCCCTCGTCCAGGAGTACCGCGTGTCCTGCGCGTCGCTGCGGTCCCACGATTTTGTCGAAGGCATCCGCGCCCAACTGGTGGACAAGGACCGCAACCCGCAGTGGTCACCCGCGTCGTTCGCCGACGTCACCGAAGCGGACATCGCCGCCTACTTCCTGCCCGCCGATCCCGACCTGAGTTTCTAG
- a CDS encoding enoyl-CoA hydratase: MTYQTILVDRDERVATITLNRPKALNALNTQVMDEVTTAAAELDSDEGIGAIIVTGSEKAFAAGADIKEMADKSFGEMFGSDFFAGWAKFAAVRTPTIAAVSGYALGGGCELAMMCDILIASDTAKFGQPEIKLGVLPGMGGSQRLTRAIGKAKAMDLILTGRTIGAEEADRAGLVSRVVPAADLLTEAKAVATTISQMSLPAAQLAKEAVNRSFEVTLAEGILFERRLFHSAFATEDQTEGMNAFAEKRAANFTHR; the protein is encoded by the coding sequence ATGACTTATCAGACCATCCTCGTCGACCGTGACGAGCGCGTCGCCACCATCACGTTGAATCGGCCCAAGGCCCTCAACGCCCTCAACACCCAGGTGATGGACGAAGTCACCACCGCCGCAGCCGAACTGGACAGCGACGAAGGTATCGGCGCCATCATCGTCACGGGCAGCGAGAAGGCCTTCGCAGCAGGTGCCGACATCAAGGAGATGGCCGACAAGTCCTTCGGCGAGATGTTCGGCTCGGACTTCTTCGCCGGCTGGGCGAAGTTCGCCGCAGTCCGCACCCCCACCATCGCCGCGGTTTCCGGATACGCGCTGGGCGGCGGGTGCGAACTGGCGATGATGTGCGACATCCTGATCGCCTCCGACACCGCAAAATTCGGCCAGCCGGAGATCAAGCTGGGAGTACTGCCCGGGATGGGCGGCAGCCAGCGGCTGACCCGGGCCATCGGCAAGGCGAAGGCCATGGACCTGATCTTGACCGGGCGGACCATCGGAGCCGAAGAAGCCGACCGCGCCGGGCTGGTGTCCCGCGTGGTGCCCGCAGCCGATCTACTGACCGAGGCCAAGGCGGTGGCCACCACCATCTCCCAGATGTCGCTGCCCGCGGCGCAGCTGGCCAAAGAAGCGGTCAACCGCTCCTTCGAGGTCACCCTGGCCGAAGGCATCCTCTTCGAACGGCGGCTGTTCCATTCGGCATTCGCCACCGAGGATCAGACCGAAGGCATGAACGCGTTCGCAGAGAAGCGCGCCGCGAACTTCACACACCGCTAA
- a CDS encoding CocE/NonD family hydrolase, whose protein sequence is MPTVDAAAPDRPWRRPGAVRYALHRLHRLVRPTVEVYEPPTGCVVTDNNVAVPTRDGTVLRVNVCRPTGEGPFPVLLCAHPYGKDKLPAKGRIPFQYRILRQPGHVRFSSLTTWEAPDPAWWTAKGFAVVNCDLRGAGTSEGTGALLTVQEGQDGYDLVEWAAAQPWSTGAVGMLGVSYLAISQWNTAAQRPPHLRAIVPWEGMTDPYRDLLRPGGIQEIGFVTMWARGLKGNRATFDIAQRNTEHPVRDGFWESLTPDLTAIDVPALICGSLSDNNLHSRGSIRGFQHISSCHKHLYTHRGGKWMTFYSEEARAAQLAFLNRHLRDGAEKPLPPVRVEVRASRDEIVEVRAEDDWPLPSTQWTPLYLGAEGLTAEPGPTQGSLDFHTRRGGVRFGWTVPADTELTGPMALRLFVSMVGADDVDLFVGVEKWCGSKYVPFEGSYGFGRDRVTTGWLKASMRTLDTEASTPSEPVPSYQTPKPLQPGEVVQVDIALGPSSTLFRAGDQLRVVVAGRWLWPVNPLTGQLPARYARGPRGTCTLHWGQNRQPRLLLPVIKG, encoded by the coding sequence ATGCCCACCGTCGATGCCGCCGCCCCTGACCGCCCGTGGCGCCGCCCGGGTGCCGTGCGCTACGCGCTGCATCGTCTGCACCGGCTGGTGCGACCCACCGTCGAGGTCTACGAGCCGCCCACGGGTTGCGTCGTCACCGACAACAACGTCGCCGTCCCCACCCGCGATGGGACGGTACTGCGGGTGAACGTCTGTCGCCCGACGGGCGAGGGTCCGTTCCCGGTACTCTTGTGCGCCCACCCGTACGGCAAGGACAAGTTGCCGGCGAAAGGCCGAATTCCCTTTCAGTACCGCATTCTTCGCCAACCAGGCCACGTCCGGTTCTCCTCACTGACCACGTGGGAGGCCCCGGATCCGGCGTGGTGGACCGCCAAGGGTTTCGCGGTGGTCAACTGCGATCTGCGCGGGGCGGGCACCTCCGAGGGCACCGGTGCATTGTTGACGGTCCAGGAGGGTCAGGACGGCTACGACCTGGTGGAGTGGGCCGCCGCCCAGCCCTGGAGCACCGGCGCGGTCGGGATGCTCGGGGTTTCGTATCTCGCCATCTCACAATGGAATACAGCCGCCCAGCGGCCACCCCACCTGAGAGCCATCGTGCCCTGGGAAGGAATGACCGACCCCTACCGCGATCTGCTTCGCCCCGGCGGTATCCAGGAGATCGGATTCGTCACGATGTGGGCCCGCGGGCTGAAGGGCAACCGGGCCACCTTCGACATCGCGCAACGCAACACCGAGCATCCGGTGCGCGACGGGTTCTGGGAGTCGTTGACACCGGACCTGACGGCGATCGACGTGCCCGCACTGATCTGTGGCAGCTTGTCGGACAACAACTTACACAGCCGCGGGTCGATCCGCGGCTTCCAGCACATCAGCTCCTGCCACAAACACCTGTACACCCACCGCGGCGGCAAGTGGATGACGTTCTACTCCGAGGAGGCGCGGGCCGCGCAGCTGGCGTTCCTGAACCGGCATCTGCGCGACGGCGCCGAGAAGCCGCTACCGCCGGTGCGGGTGGAGGTGCGGGCCAGCCGAGACGAGATCGTCGAGGTGCGCGCCGAGGACGACTGGCCACTGCCCTCCACACAGTGGACACCGCTGTACCTGGGAGCCGAGGGGCTGACCGCCGAACCAGGGCCGACGCAGGGATCTCTGGATTTCCACACCCGACGAGGAGGCGTCCGGTTCGGGTGGACGGTGCCCGCCGACACCGAACTGACCGGGCCCATGGCGTTGCGGTTGTTCGTGTCGATGGTCGGCGCCGACGACGTGGATCTGTTCGTCGGAGTGGAAAAGTGGTGCGGGTCAAAGTATGTGCCGTTCGAAGGGTCCTACGGCTTCGGCCGCGACCGAGTGACCACGGGCTGGCTGAAGGCGTCGATGCGGACCCTTGACACCGAAGCCTCCACCCCGTCCGAACCGGTGCCCAGCTATCAGACCCCGAAGCCGCTGCAGCCGGGTGAGGTGGTGCAGGTCGACATAGCGCTGGGGCCGTCGTCCACGCTGTTCCGCGCGGGCGACCAGTTGCGAGTGGTGGTCGCGGGCCGTTGGCTGTGGCCGGTCAACCCGCTGACCGGCCAACTTCCCGCCCGCTACGCCCGCGGCCCTCGCGGCACGTGCACACTGCACTGGGGACAGAACCGCCAGCCGCGGCTTCTGCTGCCGGTGATCAAAGGTTGA
- a CDS encoding Bax inhibitor-1/YccA family protein encodes MRESSNPVFRSLPKQQGGYATFGSGAAGAATAQADQAYAPYQVPPQTGVSRPLTIDDVVTKTGITLVVLSAVAAVSYFMVGSNPGLAMPFTLVGGLGGLVLVLIATFGRKQDNPAIVLSYAVLEGLFLGAVSFLLTFNIQGASAGALISQAVLGTFGVFFGMLVVYKTGAIRVTPKFTRMLVAGMIGVLVLALGNFVFAMFTDGAGPLRDGGPIAIIFSLVCIGLAAFSFLLDFDAADQMIRAGAPEKAAWGVALGLTVTLVWLYIEILRLLSYFQND; translated from the coding sequence GTGCGGGAATCCAGCAATCCGGTATTCCGCTCGCTGCCGAAGCAGCAGGGCGGTTACGCGACTTTTGGCTCCGGTGCTGCCGGCGCCGCGACCGCGCAGGCAGATCAGGCCTATGCGCCCTATCAGGTGCCGCCTCAGACGGGTGTCTCGCGGCCCCTGACCATCGACGACGTTGTGACCAAGACCGGCATCACGCTGGTCGTGCTCTCCGCCGTCGCCGCGGTCTCGTACTTCATGGTCGGTTCCAACCCTGGCCTGGCCATGCCGTTCACCCTCGTGGGCGGCCTCGGCGGCCTGGTGCTGGTGCTGATCGCGACCTTCGGTCGCAAGCAGGACAACCCGGCCATCGTGCTGAGCTACGCAGTGCTCGAGGGCCTGTTCCTCGGCGCCGTGTCGTTCCTGCTGACCTTCAACATCCAGGGTGCCAGCGCCGGTGCGTTGATCTCCCAGGCTGTGCTGGGCACCTTCGGCGTGTTCTTCGGCATGCTGGTCGTCTACAAGACCGGCGCCATCCGCGTCACCCCGAAGTTCACCCGCATGCTGGTCGCCGGCATGATCGGTGTGCTGGTCCTGGCGCTGGGCAACTTCGTCTTCGCGATGTTCACCGACGGTGCGGGCCCGCTGCGTGACGGTGGCCCCATCGCGATCATCTTCTCGCTGGTGTGCATCGGTCTGGCAGCGTTCAGCTTCCTGCTCGACTTCGACGCCGCCGACCAGATGATTCGTGCCGGCGCGCCGGAGAAGGCGGCCTGGGGCGTTGCCCTCGGTCTGACCGTCACCCTGGTGTGGCTGTACATCGAGATCCTGCGTCTGCTCAGCTACTTCCAGAACGACTAG
- the lpqV gene encoding lipoprotein LpqV yields MRSLYWATAAAVVVTGCSSPEPVSPPPPVPTTNSPTTERPTSAAPPGVSPGGVTTAVDVPADAEESQYGQACRAAKLWMDAQPGDRLLLIEPYLAQLQAPGAVGPGTFGTTWASLTQAQQAGAVMAVEAAANGECG; encoded by the coding sequence ATGCGCAGCCTCTACTGGGCTACCGCGGCCGCCGTCGTCGTCACCGGCTGCAGCTCGCCCGAGCCGGTATCGCCACCACCGCCCGTGCCAACGACGAACTCGCCCACGACGGAACGTCCGACGTCGGCGGCACCGCCCGGTGTGTCCCCCGGCGGCGTCACCACTGCGGTCGACGTCCCAGCCGATGCAGAAGAATCGCAGTACGGCCAGGCCTGCCGTGCAGCGAAGTTGTGGATGGATGCTCAACCGGGTGATCGACTGCTGCTGATCGAGCCCTATTTGGCGCAGTTACAGGCGCCCGGCGCCGTTGGTCCCGGTACGTTCGGCACTACGTGGGCGTCACTGACGCAGGCGCAACAGGCCGGTGCGGTGATGGCAGTGGAGGCCGCCGCCAACGGCGAATGCGGCTGA
- a CDS encoding TetR/AcrR family transcriptional regulator, whose amino-acid sequence MAKKPTTPGPRDERGVLAARIVSAARDAFADTGWAGTTIRSVARAADVDPALVYHYFGSKEGLLDAATTPEPRFLERVAATWTVPEPELGRALVEALLANWADPEIGPFLKAMLQTAAHEPNTREKLRMVVERSLMGVSQLGADERDRLVRSGLISSQLMGFALMRYVWKIEPVASMSDTEVAAALAPTLQRYIDGDLR is encoded by the coding sequence ATGGCGAAGAAGCCGACCACCCCGGGGCCCAGGGATGAACGAGGAGTACTCGCGGCGCGCATCGTCAGTGCCGCCCGCGACGCCTTCGCCGACACCGGCTGGGCAGGCACCACCATCCGCTCGGTGGCACGGGCGGCCGACGTCGACCCCGCGCTGGTCTATCACTACTTCGGGTCCAAGGAAGGGTTGCTGGACGCGGCCACCACGCCGGAGCCCAGGTTCCTCGAACGGGTGGCGGCCACCTGGACGGTGCCCGAACCGGAACTGGGTCGGGCACTGGTGGAAGCGCTACTGGCCAACTGGGCCGACCCCGAGATCGGGCCCTTCCTGAAGGCAATGCTGCAGACCGCCGCCCACGAGCCGAATACCAGGGAGAAGCTGCGCATGGTGGTCGAGCGCAGCCTGATGGGGGTGTCCCAGCTCGGCGCCGACGAACGTGACCGGCTGGTCCGCAGCGGATTGATCTCGTCGCAGCTCATGGGTTTTGCGTTGATGCGCTACGTCTGGAAGATCGAACCCGTCGCGTCCATGTCCGACACCGAGGTGGCGGCGGCCTTGGCTCCCACCCTGCAGCGCTACATCGACGGTGATCTCCGGTGA
- a CDS encoding rhodanese-like domain-containing protein, protein MSRSRIDALLDQARAKLTRLDAADLPAALDRGAVLVDIRPAAQRAAEGGVPAALVIERNVLEWRCDPTSDAKIPEATGDDVEWVILCSEGYTSSLAAAALQDLGLYKSTDVIGGYHALVADGSLV, encoded by the coding sequence ATGAGCCGCAGTCGTATCGATGCGCTGCTGGATCAGGCCCGCGCCAAGCTGACCCGGCTAGACGCCGCCGATCTGCCCGCCGCACTGGACCGTGGAGCGGTGCTGGTCGACATCCGCCCCGCGGCCCAACGTGCCGCCGAGGGTGGTGTGCCTGCCGCACTGGTCATCGAGCGCAACGTCCTCGAATGGCGGTGTGATCCCACCTCGGACGCCAAGATCCCGGAAGCCACCGGCGACGATGTCGAATGGGTGATCCTGTGCTCCGAGGGGTACACCTCCAGCCTGGCCGCTGCCGCGCTGCAGGACCTCGGGCTGTACAAATCCACCGACGTCATCGGCGGCTATCACGCCCTGGTGGCTGACGGCAGTCTGGTCTGA
- a CDS encoding acetyl-CoA C-acetyltransferase produces MPEAVIVATARSPIGRAVKGSLATMRTDDLAAQMVRAVLDKVPALDPRDIDDLIMGCAQPAGEAGYNIGRAVAVELGYDFLPGTTVNRYCSSSLQTTRMAFHAIKAGEGDVFISAGVEAVSRFGVGAADGAPNSKNPMFAEAQERTAEQAAGAEEWHDPRSDGLVPDVYIAMGQTAENVANFTGITREDQDHWGVRSQNKAEEAIKSGFFEREIVPVTLPDGTVVSTDDGPRAGTTYEKISQLKPVFRPNGTITAGNACPLNDGAAALVIMSDTRAKELGLTPLARVVSTGVSGLSPEIMGLGPIEAVKKALGNAGMALSDIDLYEINEAFAVQVLGSARELGMDEDRLNVSGGAIALGHPFGMTGARITTTLINNLTTYDKTFGLETMCVGGGQGMAMVLERLS; encoded by the coding sequence ATGCCTGAAGCCGTCATCGTCGCCACCGCCCGCTCACCCATCGGCCGCGCCGTGAAGGGGTCGCTGGCCACCATGCGCACCGACGACCTGGCCGCCCAGATGGTGCGCGCGGTCTTGGACAAGGTACCTGCGCTGGACCCGCGCGACATCGACGACCTGATCATGGGCTGCGCCCAGCCGGCCGGTGAGGCCGGCTACAACATCGGCCGCGCGGTGGCCGTCGAACTCGGCTACGACTTCCTGCCCGGCACCACCGTCAATCGCTACTGCTCGTCGTCGCTGCAGACCACCCGCATGGCCTTCCACGCCATCAAGGCCGGCGAAGGTGACGTGTTCATCTCCGCCGGTGTGGAGGCTGTTTCGCGCTTCGGTGTCGGCGCGGCCGACGGCGCGCCCAACAGCAAGAACCCGATGTTCGCCGAGGCCCAGGAGCGCACCGCCGAGCAGGCCGCCGGCGCCGAGGAATGGCACGACCCGCGCAGCGACGGGCTGGTTCCCGACGTCTACATCGCCATGGGCCAAACCGCCGAGAACGTCGCCAACTTCACCGGCATCACCCGTGAAGACCAGGACCACTGGGGCGTGCGGTCACAGAACAAGGCCGAGGAAGCCATCAAGAGCGGTTTCTTCGAGCGTGAGATCGTCCCCGTCACCCTGCCCGACGGCACGGTCGTCTCCACCGATGACGGCCCCCGCGCAGGCACCACCTACGAGAAGATCAGCCAGCTCAAGCCCGTCTTCCGCCCCAACGGCACCATCACCGCCGGCAACGCCTGCCCGCTGAACGACGGGGCCGCGGCACTGGTGATCATGAGCGACACCCGCGCCAAGGAACTGGGGCTGACCCCGCTGGCGCGCGTGGTGTCCACCGGGGTGTCCGGCCTGTCGCCGGAGATCATGGGTCTGGGCCCCATCGAGGCCGTCAAGAAGGCGCTGGGTAATGCCGGGATGGCGTTGAGCGACATCGATCTCTACGAGATCAACGAGGCCTTCGCCGTCCAGGTGCTGGGCTCGGCGCGTGAACTCGGCATGGACGAGGACCGTTTGAACGTCTCCGGCGGCGCCATCGCCCTGGGACACCCGTTCGGCATGACCGGCGCCCGCATCACCACCACGCTGATCAACAACCTCACCACCTACGACAAGACGTTCGGCTTGGAGACCATGTGTGTCGGCGGCGGGCAGGGTATGGCGATGGTGCTGGAGCGTCTCTCCTGA